A window from Halomicrobium urmianum encodes these proteins:
- a CDS encoding hemolysin family protein: protein MVDVLFSAGRVVAALFLVVLNGFFVASEFAYVRVRSTAVEGLVEEGAAGAESLQNAVNNLDDYLATTQLGITIASLGLGWIGEPAIAALLEPVLAPILPESLMHLMAFAIGFSVITFLHVVFGELAPKTIAIAQAERIALLVSPFMRMFYYLFVPGIVVFNGTANFFTRLIGIPPASETEETLSEEEILMVLTRSGQKGEVNTAEVEMVERVFQFDDITAREVMVPRPDVVTVPADLPLPDLRALIAEEKHTRYPVLDAEDDDRVVGFVDAKDVLAAVDEDGNADRTAADLARDVVLIPETATGDELLTAFQEREGQIAVVIDEWGGFEGIATTEDVVEVIVGDLRDEFDVAAGEPSIDRRGDGTYAVDGGVPIAAVNDRLETALESDEFGTIGGFVLDELGRAPETGDRIEADGAEITVEAVDGARVERVVVRPTEDAASGDEGAPDGVGEPREGGPEGGDGAE from the coding sequence ATGGTAGACGTCCTCTTCTCGGCCGGTCGGGTCGTCGCCGCGCTCTTTCTCGTCGTGCTCAACGGCTTCTTCGTCGCCTCGGAGTTCGCCTACGTGCGGGTCCGGTCGACGGCCGTCGAGGGGCTCGTCGAGGAGGGGGCCGCCGGGGCCGAGTCGCTGCAGAACGCCGTGAACAACCTCGACGACTACCTCGCGACCACCCAGCTGGGCATCACCATCGCCTCCCTCGGCCTGGGCTGGATCGGCGAACCGGCAATTGCGGCCCTGCTGGAACCCGTGCTCGCGCCGATCCTCCCGGAGAGCCTCATGCATCTGATGGCCTTCGCGATCGGGTTCAGCGTCATCACGTTCCTGCACGTCGTGTTCGGCGAACTCGCCCCGAAGACCATCGCCATCGCGCAGGCCGAGCGAATCGCGCTGCTCGTGTCGCCGTTCATGCGGATGTTCTACTACCTGTTCGTCCCGGGCATCGTCGTGTTCAACGGGACGGCGAACTTCTTCACGCGGCTGATCGGCATCCCGCCGGCCTCGGAGACCGAGGAGACGCTCAGCGAGGAGGAGATCCTGATGGTCCTGACCCGCTCGGGCCAGAAGGGCGAGGTCAACACCGCCGAGGTGGAGATGGTCGAGCGCGTCTTCCAGTTCGACGACATCACCGCCCGCGAGGTGATGGTCCCACGGCCGGACGTGGTGACGGTCCCGGCCGACCTCCCGCTGCCCGACCTGCGGGCGTTGATCGCCGAGGAGAAGCACACGCGCTACCCCGTCCTCGACGCGGAGGACGACGACCGCGTCGTCGGCTTCGTCGACGCCAAGGACGTCCTCGCGGCCGTGGACGAGGACGGGAACGCCGACCGGACGGCGGCGGACCTCGCGCGGGACGTCGTCCTCATCCCCGAGACGGCCACCGGCGACGAACTGCTCACCGCGTTCCAAGAGCGTGAGGGCCAGATCGCCGTCGTGATCGACGAGTGGGGCGGCTTCGAGGGAATCGCGACCACGGAGGACGTCGTCGAGGTGATCGTCGGTGACCTCCGCGACGAGTTCGACGTCGCCGCCGGCGAGCCCTCGATCGACCGGCGCGGCGACGGCACCTACGCCGTCGACGGCGGCGTCCCCATCGCGGCCGTCAACGACCGCCTGGAGACGGCCCTCGAGAGCGACGAGTTCGGAACGATCGGCGGGTTCGTCCTCGACGAACTCGGCCGGGCGCCGGAGACCGGCGACCGGATCGAGGCCGACGGCGCCGAGATCACCGTCGAGGCGGTCGACGGCGCCCGCGTGGAGCGCGTGGTCGTCCGCCCCACCGAGGACGCGGCGAGCGGCGACGAGGGAGCCCCCGACGGGGTCGGAGAGCCCCGCGAGGGCGGTCCCGAAGGCGGCGACGGGGCCGAGTGA
- a CDS encoding class I SAM-dependent methyltransferase, producing the protein MDAPENRDLWAERRGAYSPDYYAHHGPNDVSEAVGDALADAVSSEDPVLELGCSSGRHLAHLHERGFEDLHGVDVNGEAFDVMADEYPDLAAAGTFVEGAFDDVLPDLPDDHFAAVYSVETLQHVHPDAAWVFSEIARVTDQRLITVENEDGEGGAAGDASDDGDDERGDDPPVNYVDGEVPLYYRNWRDVFEGTGLEQLRETETRRDTMRVFGPASGRTT; encoded by the coding sequence ATGGACGCACCCGAAAACCGTGACCTCTGGGCCGAGCGGCGCGGCGCGTACTCGCCGGACTACTACGCCCACCACGGCCCCAACGACGTCAGCGAGGCCGTCGGCGACGCTCTCGCCGACGCCGTGTCGAGCGAGGACCCCGTCCTCGAACTCGGGTGTAGCTCGGGTCGCCACCTGGCGCACCTCCACGAGCGCGGGTTCGAGGACCTCCACGGCGTCGACGTCAACGGCGAGGCGTTCGACGTGATGGCCGACGAGTACCCCGACCTCGCCGCGGCCGGCACCTTCGTCGAGGGCGCGTTCGACGACGTGCTGCCCGACCTCCCGGACGATCATTTCGCCGCCGTCTACTCGGTCGAGACGCTCCAGCACGTCCACCCCGACGCGGCGTGGGTCTTCTCCGAGATCGCCCGCGTGACCGACCAGCGCCTGATCACGGTGGAGAACGAGGACGGCGAAGGCGGCGCGGCGGGCGACGCGAGCGACGACGGCGACGACGAGCGGGGCGACGATCCGCCGGTGAACTACGTCGACGGCGAGGTCCCGCTGTACTACCGGAACTGGCGGGACGTGTTCGAGGGGACGGGGCTCGAGCAGCTCCGCGAGACGGAGACCCGGCGGGACACGATGCGGGTCTTCGGGCCGGCGTCCGGCCGAACGACGTGA
- a CDS encoding MFS transporter has translation MSDEDVDGAEEETPETDSTAWSYGLVVAGAVSYGCLLFVWFLLPAYLSTIVDQVGLSGTEAGVLTGAVPLTYVPLALFSGLAVDRIGPVRSIAAGLVVFGTAQAARSAAPGFPSLLAATILLGVGATAITFGLPKLVSTLFPPDRTGFPSSIYLVGSSAGTATAFAVGRSVLGPALGGWRPLFLYSGLASIAYAGVWLAVARLAPVDGDGGAAGAATGFSRASLARDLRAVLGHRELRLVVVVGTMNLLVIHGMQGWLPTVLETRGLSAALAGRATSLLVVANVVGVLAVPAVADRYGRRRAAIIGCGGSAAAGVLAVLAGATGPLALFGVLATGFGVGGVSPLVRAIPPDLEGVGPRLTGTAVGFVFAVGEVGGFLGPVAVGTLRDLTGSFGPGLGVLAAGGLAVTIVGTALREV, from the coding sequence ATGAGTGACGAAGACGTCGACGGTGCCGAGGAGGAGACGCCCGAAACTGACTCGACGGCCTGGTCGTACGGCCTGGTCGTCGCGGGGGCGGTGAGTTACGGGTGTCTGCTGTTCGTCTGGTTCCTGTTGCCGGCGTACCTGTCGACGATCGTCGACCAGGTGGGCCTCTCGGGGACGGAGGCCGGCGTGCTGACGGGTGCAGTCCCGCTGACGTACGTCCCGCTGGCGCTGTTCTCCGGGCTGGCGGTCGACCGGATCGGGCCGGTCCGGAGCATCGCGGCCGGGCTGGTCGTCTTCGGGACCGCACAGGCGGCCCGCAGCGCCGCGCCGGGGTTCCCGTCGCTGCTGGCGGCGACGATACTGCTGGGCGTCGGCGCGACGGCGATCACCTTCGGCCTGCCGAAGCTGGTCTCCACGCTGTTCCCGCCGGACCGGACGGGCTTCCCCTCCTCGATCTACCTCGTCGGCTCCTCGGCGGGGACGGCGACGGCGTTCGCGGTCGGACGCTCGGTCCTCGGGCCGGCGCTGGGCGGCTGGCGGCCCCTCTTCCTCTACAGCGGGCTCGCCTCGATCGCCTACGCCGGCGTCTGGCTCGCCGTCGCGCGGCTGGCGCCGGTCGACGGCGACGGCGGGGCGGCCGGCGCGGCCACCGGGTTCTCGCGGGCGTCGCTCGCCCGGGACCTGCGCGCGGTGCTCGGCCACCGGGAGCTACGGCTCGTGGTCGTCGTCGGCACGATGAACCTGCTCGTCATCCACGGGATGCAGGGATGGCTCCCCACGGTGCTGGAGACGCGAGGGCTGTCAGCGGCGCTGGCGGGCCGGGCGACGAGCCTGCTCGTCGTCGCCAACGTCGTCGGCGTCCTCGCCGTCCCGGCCGTCGCCGACCGCTACGGGCGCAGGCGGGCGGCGATAATCGGTTGCGGGGGATCGGCCGCCGCGGGCGTGCTGGCCGTGCTCGCTGGCGCGACCGGGCCACTGGCTCTTTTCGGCGTCCTCGCGACCGGCTTCGGCGTCGGCGGCGTCTCGCCGCTGGTGCGGGCCATCCCGCCGGATCTGGAGGGCGTCGGTCCGCGGCTCACGGGAACGGCCGTCGGCTTCGTGTTCGCCGTCGGCGAGGTCGGCGGGTTCCTCGGCCCGGTCGCCGTGGGCACGCTCCGCGACCTGACGGGCTCTTTCGGGCCCGGGCTGGGCGTCCTCGCGGCCGGCGGACTGGCGGTGACTATCGTCGGGACGGCGCTGCGGGAGGTCTGA
- a CDS encoding translation initiation factor IF-2 subunit beta has protein sequence MNYDAALDRAFDALPDQPRDAGDRLSIPDPVGQTDGSFTRLTNLEDIADALARDADHVHSAIQRELGTAGQFDGGEARYNGSFSVSDFEEAVDAYVTEYVTCSECGLPDTRLTREDGVDMLRCEACGAFRPVAKKPAANTQSDRPTLEEGETYELKITDTGREGDGVAEKGKYTIFVEGAREGQVVEAYIDSISGTLAFGRLA, from the coding sequence ATGAACTACGACGCTGCCCTCGACAGGGCGTTCGACGCGCTCCCGGACCAGCCCCGCGACGCCGGCGACCGGCTGTCGATCCCCGACCCGGTCGGCCAGACGGACGGCTCGTTCACCCGACTGACCAACCTGGAGGACATCGCGGACGCGCTGGCCCGCGACGCCGACCACGTCCACAGCGCCATCCAGCGCGAGCTCGGTACCGCCGGCCAGTTCGACGGCGGCGAGGCCCGCTACAACGGTTCCTTCTCCGTCTCCGACTTCGAGGAGGCCGTCGACGCCTACGTGACCGAGTACGTCACCTGCTCCGAGTGCGGCCTGCCCGACACCCGCCTCACCCGAGAGGACGGCGTGGACATGCTCCGCTGCGAGGCCTGCGGCGCCTTCCGCCCCGTCGCCAAGAAGCCCGCCGCGAACACCCAGTCCGACCGCCCGACCCTCGAGGAGGGAGAGACCTACGAGCTGAAGATCACCGACACCGGCCGCGAGGGAGACGGCGTCGCCGAGAAGGGCAAGTACACCATCTTCGTCGAGGGCGCCCGCGAGGGCCAGGTCGTCGAGGCCTACATCGACTCCATCAGCGGGACGCTGGCGTTCGGCCGCCTCGCCTGA